One genomic segment of Leptotrichia hongkongensis includes these proteins:
- the rfbC gene encoding dTDP-4-dehydrorhamnose 3,5-epimerase: MNNFTIKETPIKDLVIIEPKVFGDERGFFMETYNQKSFEELGLTMNFVQDNHSKSKKGVLRGLHFQTKHTQGKLVRVIKGSVYDVAVDLRKESETFGKWYAVKLSAENKLMFYVPESFAHGFLTLEDETEFVYRCTDLYAPEYDSGLLWSDKTLNIDWKFEEFGINPDELTISEKDKVQQKFDKNKNYFE, from the coding sequence ATGAATAATTTTACAATAAAAGAAACCCCAATAAAAGATTTAGTAATAATCGAACCAAAAGTTTTTGGAGATGAAAGAGGATTTTTTATGGAAACTTACAACCAAAAATCCTTTGAGGAATTAGGACTTACAATGAACTTCGTCCAAGATAATCACTCAAAATCTAAAAAAGGCGTTTTACGTGGACTTCACTTCCAGACAAAACACACTCAAGGAAAATTAGTACGAGTAATAAAAGGAAGCGTCTACGATGTGGCAGTTGATTTAAGAAAAGAAAGTGAAACTTTTGGAAAATGGTATGCAGTAAAATTATCTGCTGAAAACAAATTAATGTTCTATGTTCCAGAAAGCTTTGCACATGGATTTCTAACACTTGAAGATGAAACAGAATTTGTTTACAGATGTACAGATTTATATGCTCCAGAATACGACAGTGGACTTTTATGGAGCGACAAAACTTTAAATATTGACTGGAAATTTGAAGAATTTGGAATAAATCCCGATGAACTGACAATTTCTGAAAAGGATAAAGTTCAACAAAAATTTGATAAAAATAAAAATTATTTTGAATAA
- a CDS encoding dTDP-glucose 4,6-dehydratase, producing MKTYLVTGAAGFIGANYLKYILNKYKNDEIKVIVVDMLTYAGNLGTIAEEIKDERVKFEKVDIRDQKEIARIFSENEIDFVVNFAAESHVDRSIENPQIFLETNILGTQNLLENAKKAWTVSKDENGYPVYREGVKYLQVSTDEVYGSLSKDYDTAIDLVIDDEEVKKVVKNRTNLKTYGKNFFTEKTSLDPRSPYSASKASADHIVIAYGETYKMPINITRCSNNYGPYHFPEKLIPLMIKNVLEGKKLPVYGKGDNVRDWLYVEDHCKGIDLVLRNADIYEIYNIGGFNEEQNINIVKLVIDILKEEIENNDEYKKVLKTDLQNINYDLITYVQDRLGHDMRYAIDPSKIARDLGWYPETDFETGIRKTVKWYLEHQDWVNEVVSGDYQKYYEEMYRNK from the coding sequence ATGAAAACATATCTAGTGACAGGTGCCGCAGGCTTTATAGGTGCCAATTATTTAAAGTATATTTTAAATAAATATAAAAATGATGAAATTAAGGTAATTGTCGTAGACATGCTAACTTATGCTGGGAATTTAGGTACAATTGCTGAAGAAATTAAAGATGAAAGAGTAAAATTTGAAAAAGTTGATATTCGTGATCAAAAGGAAATTGCGAGAATTTTTTCTGAAAATGAAATTGATTTTGTTGTAAACTTTGCAGCCGAATCACACGTTGACCGTTCTATTGAAAATCCACAAATATTTTTAGAAACAAACATTCTTGGTACTCAAAATCTTCTAGAAAATGCTAAAAAAGCATGGACGGTTTCAAAAGATGAAAATGGATATCCAGTTTACAGAGAAGGCGTAAAATATTTACAAGTTTCTACAGATGAAGTTTACGGAAGTCTTTCAAAAGATTATGACACAGCGATTGACTTGGTAATTGACGATGAAGAAGTGAAAAAAGTTGTAAAAAATAGAACAAATTTAAAAACTTACGGAAAAAATTTCTTCACAGAAAAAACTTCACTTGACCCAAGAAGCCCATATTCAGCTTCCAAAGCGAGTGCCGACCACATCGTAATTGCCTACGGTGAAACTTACAAAATGCCAATAAATATTACAAGATGTTCAAACAACTATGGACCTTACCATTTTCCAGAAAAATTAATTCCACTTATGATTAAAAATGTACTGGAAGGTAAAAAGCTGCCAGTTTACGGAAAAGGTGACAATGTAAGGGATTGGCTTTACGTAGAAGATCATTGTAAAGGAATCGACTTAGTTTTAAGAAATGCTGATATTTACGAAATTTACAATATTGGTGGTTTTAACGAAGAACAAAATATTAATATTGTAAAATTGGTTATCGACATTTTAAAAGAAGAAATTGAAAATAATGACGAATATAAAAAAGTTCTAAAAACTGACCTGCAAAATATAAATTATGATTTAATTACTTATGTTCAAGATAGACTTGGACACGATATGAGATATGCCATTGACCCTTCGAAAATTGCAAGGGATTTAGGATGGTATCCAGAAACAGATTTTGAAACAGGTATCAGAAAAACTGTAAAATGGTACTTGGAACATCAGGACTGGGTAAACGAAGTAGTATCAGGAGATTATCAAAAATATTACGAAGAAATGTACAGAAATAAATAA
- a CDS encoding tetratricopeptide repeat protein codes for MTGREKEIKEARIKELLAKREEYLNNGEIEKEINVLRELRILFKRVFGQESEENAKILTELGNALKYVEKFEESIRLLTKAEKIILKNYGENSLAFVTCNANIAEVYRVMKKYEKVEERYHKAIKIYKKNNFRNGYVFSGICNNLGLFYEECEQYQDSIKWQKKSLEILKELENSEIQKAIILSNMVKSYIKLNEKKLAENTMEKALEILQNQVGENSNLYLNILNNLINVYLENKSYKKTLALLERYEKISKKILGIENENYKNILEKIKIVKKEIDKNKMEQYVWKNKAVRKLKN; via the coding sequence ATGACTGGGAGAGAAAAGGAAATAAAAGAGGCTAGAATAAAAGAATTGCTAGCAAAAAGGGAAGAATATTTAAATAATGGCGAAATTGAAAAAGAAATTAATGTTTTAAGAGAATTAAGAATATTGTTCAAGAGAGTTTTTGGACAGGAAAGTGAAGAGAATGCGAAGATTCTGACAGAACTTGGAAATGCGTTAAAGTATGTGGAAAAATTTGAAGAATCTATAAGGCTTTTAACAAAGGCGGAAAAAATAATTTTAAAGAATTATGGAGAGAATAGTCTTGCTTTTGTAACTTGTAATGCTAATATTGCTGAAGTTTATAGAGTTATGAAAAAGTATGAAAAAGTTGAGGAAAGATATCATAAGGCTATAAAAATATATAAAAAAAATAATTTTAGGAATGGATATGTATTTTCAGGGATATGTAATAATTTAGGGCTTTTTTATGAAGAGTGCGAACAGTATCAGGATTCAATAAAATGGCAGAAAAAAAGTTTGGAAATATTAAAAGAGTTGGAGAATAGCGAAATTCAGAAAGCAATTATATTAAGCAATATGGTAAAATCCTACATAAAGCTGAATGAAAAAAAGTTGGCAGAAAATACAATGGAAAAAGCTTTAGAAATATTACAAAATCAAGTTGGAGAAAATAGCAATCTATATTTAAATATTTTGAATAACTTGATAAACGTCTATTTGGAAAATAAAAGCTATAAAAAAACTTTAGCATTGCTAGAAAGATATGAAAAAATTTCTAAGAAAATTTTAGGAATTGAAAATGAAAATTATAAAAATATTTTAGAAAAAATAAAGATTGTAAAAAAAGAGATTGATAAAAATAAAATGGAACAGTATGTTTGGAAAAATAAAGCTGTAAGAAAATTAAAGAATTAG
- the ylxM gene encoding YlxM family DNA-binding protein translates to MDKLEDFLKYSVLFSYYGELFPKKKRQYLELYLEENSSLSEIAEQYGVTRQAVFDNIKKGVQKLDEYESKLGIFEKEKELKRKLEHLRKNFTMKNLEKIIEDFDYAE, encoded by the coding sequence ATGGATAAATTAGAAGATTTTTTGAAATATTCTGTGCTATTTTCTTATTATGGCGAACTTTTCCCGAAAAAGAAAAGGCAGTATCTGGAACTTTATCTTGAAGAGAACAGTTCTCTTTCAGAAATCGCTGAACAATATGGAGTAACAAGACAGGCAGTTTTTGACAATATAAAAAAAGGAGTTCAAAAACTGGATGAATATGAGAGCAAACTTGGAATATTTGAGAAAGAAAAAGAACTGAAGAGAAAATTGGAACATTTGAGAAAAAATTTTACTATGAAAAATCTAGAAAAAATAATAGAAGACTTTGATTACGCAGAATAA
- a CDS encoding 6-phospho-beta-glucosidase: MGFRKDFLWGGATAANQLEGAFDVDGRGLANVDLSPVGEDRLAVITGERKMLEFDDEHFYPAKGAIDFYHRYKEDIALFAEMGFKTYRMSIAWTRIFPNGDEETPNEKGLEFYENVFKECRKYGIEPLVTITHFDFPIHLIKEYGGWRNRKVIDFYKRLCTVIFTRYKGLVKYWLTFNEINILLHAPFMGAGIVFEEGENKNQVLYTAAHNELVASAWATKIGHEIDPENKIGCMLAAGKFYPLTSKPEDVWTALEKDRENYFFIDVQARGYYPNYAKKFFERENINIGITNEDEQILRENPVDFVSFSYYTTRCISAEADKLGEGNLLKTIRNPYIEVTDWGWGLDPLGFRTTINEIYDRYQKPLFVVENGLGAVDVPDADGYVEDDYRIEYLRDHIKAMKEAVELDGVELLGYTTWGPIDLVSAGTGEMKKRYGFIYVDRDNDGNGTLKRSKKKSFDWYKKVIASNGEDLD; this comes from the coding sequence ATGGGATTTAGAAAAGATTTTTTGTGGGGCGGAGCTACTGCTGCGAATCAGCTTGAAGGAGCATTTGATGTGGATGGGAGAGGGCTTGCCAATGTAGATTTGTCGCCAGTTGGGGAAGACAGGCTTGCTGTGATTACTGGGGAGCGAAAAATGCTGGAATTTGACGATGAGCATTTTTATCCTGCTAAAGGGGCGATTGATTTTTATCATAGATACAAGGAAGATATTGCATTATTTGCAGAAATGGGATTTAAGACTTATAGAATGTCGATAGCATGGACTCGTATTTTCCCAAATGGAGATGAAGAAACTCCAAATGAAAAAGGGCTTGAATTTTATGAAAATGTATTTAAGGAATGTAGAAAATACGGTATTGAGCCATTAGTTACAATAACGCACTTTGATTTTCCAATTCATTTAATCAAGGAATATGGCGGATGGAGAAACAGAAAAGTTATTGATTTTTACAAAAGATTGTGTACTGTAATTTTCACTAGATATAAAGGGCTTGTAAAATACTGGCTTACATTTAATGAAATTAATATTTTATTACACGCACCATTTATGGGAGCAGGAATTGTTTTTGAAGAAGGGGAAAATAAAAATCAGGTTTTATATACTGCGGCACACAACGAATTGGTGGCAAGTGCTTGGGCTACAAAAATTGGACATGAAATTGATCCTGAAAATAAAATTGGATGTATGCTTGCAGCTGGAAAATTTTATCCACTTACTTCAAAACCTGAAGATGTATGGACTGCACTTGAAAAAGACAGAGAAAATTATTTTTTCATAGATGTGCAGGCTCGTGGATATTATCCTAATTATGCTAAGAAATTTTTTGAAAGAGAAAATATAAATATTGGAATTACAAATGAAGATGAGCAAATTTTGAGGGAAAATCCAGTTGATTTTGTTAGTTTTTCTTATTATACAACTCGTTGTATTTCTGCTGAAGCTGATAAACTTGGAGAAGGAAACTTGCTAAAAACAATAAGAAATCCATATATTGAAGTGACAGACTGGGGATGGGGATTAGATCCGTTAGGATTTAGAACAACAATAAACGAAATTTATGACAGATACCAAAAACCGTTGTTTGTTGTGGAAAACGGGCTTGGAGCTGTGGATGTTCCAGATGCGGATGGATATGTGGAAGATGATTATAGAATTGAATATTTGAGAGATCATATAAAGGCAATGAAGGAAGCTGTTGAACTGGATGGAGTAGAACTTCTAGGGTATACAACTTGGGGACCTATCGACTTAGTAAGTGCGGGAACAGGAGAAATGAAAAAACGTTACGGATTTATTTATGTAGATAGAGATAACGATGGAAATGGGACATTGAAGAGAAGCAAGAAAAAATCATTTGACTGGTATAAAAAAGTTATTGCAAGTAATGGAGAAGATTTGGATTAG